A region of Paenibacillus sp. JNUCC-31 DNA encodes the following proteins:
- a CDS encoding AraC family transcriptional regulator → MNSISPFVRAARMTESFSLAGEWIDHDHVYTYIEQGEAEFFLSGVKYLVQEGDVVLMHPFMSHIIRSTSTQPLIQYIFHFDLFYDEERSVLKTTDATHRERPDLADREMKLASISPISHLQLADRIEWKKRFALMLQEFQEQRGGSSLITKSICLELLHLFFKNQSEDQNQEGNMTKGWAFIEKSIRYIHECYADPQLNNAAISRHVGVSTNHLSHLFKSKLGITLHKYVTHIRIEQSQKRIMEGTHNLTRIAEEVGFSSIHLFSRSFKAAVGITPSKYAAMKSRVE, encoded by the coding sequence ATGAATAGTATTTCGCCATTCGTAAGGGCGGCGAGAATGACGGAATCATTTTCTTTGGCAGGGGAATGGATAGACCACGATCATGTGTATACATACATTGAACAAGGAGAAGCGGAATTCTTCTTAAGTGGTGTAAAATACCTGGTCCAAGAAGGCGACGTTGTACTGATGCATCCATTCATGTCTCATATCATTCGATCCACCTCCACGCAGCCATTGATTCAGTATATTTTTCATTTTGATCTGTTTTATGACGAAGAGCGAAGCGTATTGAAGACTACAGATGCGACTCATCGTGAAAGACCTGATCTGGCGGATAGGGAAATGAAGCTGGCTTCCATAAGCCCCATCTCTCATTTGCAGCTAGCCGATCGAATCGAATGGAAAAAGAGATTTGCGCTTATGCTTCAGGAGTTTCAGGAGCAGCGGGGAGGATCTTCGTTAATTACGAAATCCATATGTTTGGAATTGCTGCATCTGTTCTTCAAAAATCAATCTGAAGATCAGAACCAAGAGGGGAACATGACCAAGGGGTGGGCATTCATCGAAAAGTCGATTCGTTATATTCATGAATGCTACGCCGACCCTCAATTAAATAATGCTGCCATCAGCAGACATGTCGGTGTATCGACGAACCATTTATCGCATTTATTCAAAAGCAAGCTGGGGATTACCCTTCACAAATATGTGACACATATCCGAATAGAGCAGTCCCAGAAAAGAATTATGGAAGGAACACATAATTTAACCCGGATTGCCGAGGAGGTTGGCTTTTCGAGTATTCATCTGTTCAGTCGGTCTTTCAAGGCTGCTGTAGGTATCACCCCCAGTAAATATGCAGCGATGAAATCGAGGGTAGAGTAA
- a CDS encoding sugar phosphate isomerase/epimerase family protein, whose product MIRGLTRAGLGNIESSEQYITNAAKYGFQSVDLNPLSLIQEVGMEQAKHLLESNQVVIGSSDLTVDWRTTDEQFRAGLQSLVQMAEAAASLNCYSCCTYILPSTDQPAASFMAAATRRLRLCADILDAYGIRLGLEFVGCHHLRTQWKNPFIWSVEDTLDWIETIHAPNVGLLVDSYHWHTNGLAIEEVLNLKKEQVVHVHINDAYDLPIEELLDYERLYPGEGVIDLPGFLNNLKAIGYTGVVSQEVLAPASTLDTSELFAKSKAGFDSVFAKI is encoded by the coding sequence ATGATTAGAGGGTTAACAAGAGCAGGCTTGGGGAACATCGAGTCGAGTGAACAATATATTACGAATGCTGCAAAATACGGATTTCAGTCTGTAGATTTGAATCCGCTCTCATTGATTCAAGAGGTGGGCATGGAACAGGCCAAACATCTGCTCGAAAGCAATCAGGTGGTCATCGGATCATCCGATCTGACCGTAGACTGGAGAACCACAGATGAACAATTCCGCGCAGGACTTCAATCCCTGGTTCAAATGGCAGAAGCCGCTGCTTCGTTGAACTGTTACAGCTGCTGTACCTATATTTTACCTTCTACGGATCAGCCAGCAGCATCGTTTATGGCGGCAGCTACCAGACGACTGAGACTGTGTGCAGATATTCTGGACGCTTATGGAATTCGACTGGGATTGGAGTTTGTCGGTTGCCATCATCTGCGAACCCAATGGAAAAATCCATTTATTTGGAGTGTGGAGGATACGCTGGACTGGATCGAAACGATCCATGCTCCCAATGTAGGTTTATTAGTGGATTCCTACCATTGGCATACGAACGGTTTAGCGATCGAAGAAGTACTGAATCTAAAGAAGGAACAAGTTGTTCATGTCCATATCAATGATGCCTATGATCTGCCAATCGAAGAATTGCTGGATTATGAGCGTTTATACCCTGGAGAGGGAGTAATCGATCTGCCGGGATTCCTAAATAACTTGAAGGCGATTGGTTACACAGGCGTCGTATCACAAGAGGTGCTGGCACCAGCTTCAACCCTGGATACAAGTGAATTGTTTGCCAAGTCCAAAGCAGGCTTTGATAGCGTGTTTGCCAAAATATAA